A region from the Corylus avellana chromosome ca7, CavTom2PMs-1.0 genome encodes:
- the LOC132186477 gene encoding uncharacterized protein LOC132186477: protein MNSNCIAGCLDAEAPVKVIRFAKLLQWAEADAEFLKRVSMKEKRETQTGRSPLINSQSSDPVGHESYASSPRQRYLRSYTFRRKKETVADKTKKWLKAVNTESKRRSDISGSCSFLKGVFKFLLVCVIEVDVHEH, encoded by the coding sequence ATGAACTCAAACTGTATTGCGGGGTGTTTAGATGCTGAAGCCCCGGTGAAGGTAATTAGGTTTGCGAAGCTCTTGCAATGGGCGGAAGCAGACGCAGAGTTCTTGAAAAGGGTAAGcatgaaagagaagagagagacgCAGACGGGTCGCTCTCCATTAATCAACTCTCAAAGTAGTGATCCTGTCGGCCATGAGAGCTATGCCTCAAGCCCCAGGCAGAGATACCTCAGAAGCTACACGTTCCGACGTAAGAAAGAGACGGTTGCCGACAAAACAAAGAAGTGGTTGAAGGCGGTGAACACCGAATCTAAGCGCAGGTCTGATATTAGTGGATCTTGTTCTTTTCTTAAAGGCGTTTTCAAGTTCTTGCTTGTCTGTGTCATCGAAGTTGATGTTCATGAGCATTGA